Proteins found in one Candidatus Atribacteria bacterium ADurb.Bin276 genomic segment:
- the slmA gene encoding Nucleoid occlusion factor SlmA encodes MNSEINLKDKILQAACKLIEEQGMTHFTLENIAQRAHVSKGGLLYHFPSKEILVQAMVEIFLKELKSSLRKDFLLSSQENDRTIQPINWLKNYIHICFNQKIYLNQYKYAILAALTMDPKFLLPVRKFIKESQEEMLSLDFPTIATMIRLTCEGLWLSELFGFQMVDDRTRINIKQKLLDLLDDYELHAKPLDFFD; translated from the coding sequence ATGAATTCAGAAATTAATTTGAAGGATAAAATTTTACAAGCAGCTTGCAAACTCATTGAAGAACAAGGCATGACGCATTTTACCTTAGAAAACATTGCCCAGCGTGCACACGTAAGTAAGGGTGGACTTTTATATCATTTTCCATCCAAAGAGATTCTGGTCCAAGCTATGGTAGAAATATTTCTTAAAGAACTAAAAAGTTCTTTAAGAAAAGATTTTTTATTGAGTAGTCAAGAAAATGATAGAACTATTCAACCAATCAATTGGTTAAAAAACTATATCCACATCTGTTTTAACCAAAAAATTTACTTAAATCAATACAAATATGCTATATTGGCAGCCTTAACAATGGATCCAAAATTCTTACTTCCGGTTCGGAAGTTTATCAAAGAGTCCCAAGAAGAGATGCTATCTTTGGATTTTCCAACTATTGCTACCATGATTCGCTTAACCTGTGAAGGTTTATGGCTCTCTGAACTATTCGGTTTTCAGATGGTTGACGATAGAACTCGAATAAATATAAAACAAAAACTTTTAGATTTATTAGATGACTATGAACTTCATGCAAAACCACTCGAC